In one window of Anser cygnoides isolate HZ-2024a breed goose chromosome 3, Taihu_goose_T2T_genome, whole genome shotgun sequence DNA:
- the LOC136790490 gene encoding xin actin-binding repeat-containing protein 2-like isoform X3 — protein sequence MCAAESQKENSTEKSQAGAMELPDLTVQKSSVKLLMKRWESASALTPSLAFQRLPAPRSLAPEKASPGSTVEDAAADSGRADVTLGGPRRTETFPISVKELQSHFETLGGRKEAESGRSSLPPALATQPGSQTDISLMEVSSVKRGRAIFEKMSSGNGQTTNTEVGGCKAVGGLPEDSPPNTGNTLTEFQENVSLKDKMALYQAAVSKAENSNRFANTSEEIKSCTVPGGLAAVRKHFENGQMTPSMTTFAHSQHQHKAAEETSSTTQLPLSSSTREAECSATSSKEAPLEAFQSKEVSLGEQVTPETNGASTLTRHTDEAVSNAAVDVEVPKTSTEVCDHQMERTAEENAVPIDRETATSVPDGKVCAFIVRVDISLSNTV from the exons atgtgtgcagcagagtcacaaaaggaaaattcaactgaGAAGAGCCAAGCG GGCGCGATGGAGCTGCCCGACTTGAccgtgcagaagagctctgtgaagctcctCATGAAGAGATGGGAGTCCGCCAGTGCTCTGACACCTAGCCTGGCCTTCCaacgcctgccagccccacggtccctggcaccagagaaagccagcccaggcagcaccgtggAGGATGCCGCGGCAGACAGCGGGAGGGCGGACGTCACCCTGGGTGGCCCTCGCCGGactgagaccttccccatctctgtcaaggagctgcagagccactttgagaccctgggtggcaggaag GAAGCGGAAAGTGGCAGaagctcactgccaccagcactggccacTCAGCCTGGGAGCCAGACGGACATTTCTCTGATGGAAGTGTCCAGCGTGAAACGGGGGAGGGcaatctttgagaagatgtcctCAGGCAATGGACAGACCACCAACACTGAAG tgggtggctgcaaagctgtaggAGGACTTCCAGAAGACAGCCCTCCCAACACCGGCAATACACTGACGGAATTCCAGGAGAATGtctccttgaaagacaaaatggctctgtatcaggctgcggtgtcaaaggcagagaacagcaaccgctttgccaat acctcagaggaaatcaagtcctgcactgtgcccggcggcctggctgcagtgaggaaacactttgagaaTGGGCAGATGACCCCTTCAATGACCACCTTCGctcactcccagcaccagcacaaagctgcagag gagacctcaagtaccactcagctcccactatcaagcagcaccagggaagctgagtgcaGTGCGACGAGCTCCAAAGAAGCCCCACTAGAAGCCTTTCAAAGCAAAGAG gtttctctcggggagcaagtgactccagagacaaacGGGGCTTCTACACTCACCCGGCATACTGATGAAGCAG taagcaatgcAGCTGTGGACGTGGAGGTCCCAAAGACTTCCACAGAGGTGTGTGACCATCAGatggaaaggacagcagaggaaaacgctgttcccatagacagagagactgcaacatctgtaccagatggcaaggtctgtgcctttatagtaagagtagacatcagtctgtcaaatacagtctga
- the LOC136790490 gene encoding xin actin-binding repeat-containing protein 2-like isoform X4 → MCAAESQKENSTEKSQAEAESGRSSLPPALATQPGSQTDISLMEVSSVKRGRAIFEKMSSGNGQTTNTEVGGCKAVGGLPEDSPPNTGNTLTEFQENVSLKDKMALYQAAVSKAENSNRFANTSEEIKSCTVPGGLAAVRKHFENGQMTPSMTTFAHSQHQHKAAEETSSTTQLPLSSSTREAECSATSSKEAPLEAFQSKEVSLGEQVTPETNGASTLTRHTDEAGKKWLESNGSQRSTTNQVLGNRLYWHKRGAAFRIQIQDIAPSCSVPPSSAKHIHWSQWDLRNRFPCWYTERSLAEGGSFKFVLSCWKERGILRDV, encoded by the exons atgtgtgcagcagagtcacaaaaggaaaattcaactgaGAAGAGCCAAGCG GAAGCGGAAAGTGGCAGaagctcactgccaccagcactggccacTCAGCCTGGGAGCCAGACGGACATTTCTCTGATGGAAGTGTCCAGCGTGAAACGGGGGAGGGcaatctttgagaagatgtcctCAGGCAATGGACAGACCACCAACACTGAAG tgggtggctgcaaagctgtaggAGGACTTCCAGAAGACAGCCCTCCCAACACCGGCAATACACTGACGGAATTCCAGGAGAATGtctccttgaaagacaaaatggctctgtatcaggctgcggtgtcaaaggcagagaacagcaaccgctttgccaat acctcagaggaaatcaagtcctgcactgtgcccggcggcctggctgcagtgaggaaacactttgagaaTGGGCAGATGACCCCTTCAATGACCACCTTCGctcactcccagcaccagcacaaagctgcagag gagacctcaagtaccactcagctcccactatcaagcagcaccagggaagctgagtgcaGTGCGACGAGCTCCAAAGAAGCCCCACTAGAAGCCTTTCAAAGCAAAGAG gtttctctcggggagcaagtgactccagagacaaacGGGGCTTCTACACTCACCCGGCATACTGATGAAGCAGGTAAGAAGTGGCTTGAGAGTAATGGCTCCCAAAGGAGCACGACAAACCAAGTTCTTGGCAACCGTCTTTACTGGCACAAAcgtggggctgcttttaggatacagatacaggacattgctccaagttgttcagtgcctccttcctcagctaagCACATTCATTGGTCTCAGTGGGACCTAAGAAACAGGTTTCCGTGCTGGTacacagagaggagtttggcagaaggaggtagcttcaaatttgtgctgagctgctggaaagagcggggcattttaagagatgtctga
- the LOC136790490 gene encoding uncharacterized protein isoform X1, which translates to MCAAESQKENSTEKSQAGAMELPDLTVQKSSVKLLMKRWESASALTPSLAFQRLPAPRSLAPEKASPGSTVEDAAADSGRADVTLGGPRRTETFPISVKELQSHFETLGGRKEAESGRSSLPPALATQPGSQTDISLMEVSSVKRGRAIFEKMSSGNGQTTNTEVGGCKAVGGLPEDSPPNTGNTLTEFQENVSLKDKMALYQAAVSKAENSNRFANTSEEIKSCTVPGGLAAVRKHFENGQMTPSMTTFAHSQHQHKAAEETSSTTQLPLSSSTREAECSATSSKEAPLEAFQSKEVSLGEQVTPETNGASTLTRHTDEAGKKWLESNGSQRSTTNQVLGNRLYWHKRGAAFRIQIQDIAPSCSVPPSSAKHIHWSQWDLRNRFPCWYTERSLAEGGSFKFVLSCWKERGILRDV; encoded by the exons atgtgtgcagcagagtcacaaaaggaaaattcaactgaGAAGAGCCAAGCG GGCGCGATGGAGCTGCCCGACTTGAccgtgcagaagagctctgtgaagctcctCATGAAGAGATGGGAGTCCGCCAGTGCTCTGACACCTAGCCTGGCCTTCCaacgcctgccagccccacggtccctggcaccagagaaagccagcccaggcagcaccgtggAGGATGCCGCGGCAGACAGCGGGAGGGCGGACGTCACCCTGGGTGGCCCTCGCCGGactgagaccttccccatctctgtcaaggagctgcagagccactttgagaccctgggtggcaggaag GAAGCGGAAAGTGGCAGaagctcactgccaccagcactggccacTCAGCCTGGGAGCCAGACGGACATTTCTCTGATGGAAGTGTCCAGCGTGAAACGGGGGAGGGcaatctttgagaagatgtcctCAGGCAATGGACAGACCACCAACACTGAAG tgggtggctgcaaagctgtaggAGGACTTCCAGAAGACAGCCCTCCCAACACCGGCAATACACTGACGGAATTCCAGGAGAATGtctccttgaaagacaaaatggctctgtatcaggctgcggtgtcaaaggcagagaacagcaaccgctttgccaat acctcagaggaaatcaagtcctgcactgtgcccggcggcctggctgcagtgaggaaacactttgagaaTGGGCAGATGACCCCTTCAATGACCACCTTCGctcactcccagcaccagcacaaagctgcagag gagacctcaagtaccactcagctcccactatcaagcagcaccagggaagctgagtgcaGTGCGACGAGCTCCAAAGAAGCCCCACTAGAAGCCTTTCAAAGCAAAGAG gtttctctcggggagcaagtgactccagagacaaacGGGGCTTCTACACTCACCCGGCATACTGATGAAGCAGGTAAGAAGTGGCTTGAGAGTAATGGCTCCCAAAGGAGCACGACAAACCAAGTTCTTGGCAACCGTCTTTACTGGCACAAAcgtggggctgcttttaggatacagatacaggacattgctccaagttgttcagtgcctccttcctcagctaagCACATTCATTGGTCTCAGTGGGACCTAAGAAACAGGTTTCCGTGCTGGTacacagagaggagtttggcagaaggaggtagcttcaaatttgtgctgagctgctggaaagagcggggcattttaagagatgtctga
- the LOC136790490 gene encoding uncharacterized protein isoform X2 — protein MRYPLHWQGAMELPDLTVQKSSVKLLMKRWESASALTPSLAFQRLPAPRSLAPEKASPGSTVEDAAADSGRADVTLGGPRRTETFPISVKELQSHFETLGGRKEAESGRSSLPPALATQPGSQTDISLMEVSSVKRGRAIFEKMSSGNGQTTNTEVGGCKAVGGLPEDSPPNTGNTLTEFQENVSLKDKMALYQAAVSKAENSNRFANTSEEIKSCTVPGGLAAVRKHFENGQMTPSMTTFAHSQHQHKAAEETSSTTQLPLSSSTREAECSATSSKEAPLEAFQSKEVSLGEQVTPETNGASTLTRHTDEAGKKWLESNGSQRSTTNQVLGNRLYWHKRGAAFRIQIQDIAPSCSVPPSSAKHIHWSQWDLRNRFPCWYTERSLAEGGSFKFVLSCWKERGILRDV, from the exons ATGAGGTACCCGTTGCATTGGCAGGGCGCGATGGAGCTGCCCGACTTGAccgtgcagaagagctctgtgaagctcctCATGAAGAGATGGGAGTCCGCCAGTGCTCTGACACCTAGCCTGGCCTTCCaacgcctgccagccccacggtccctggcaccagagaaagccagcccaggcagcaccgtggAGGATGCCGCGGCAGACAGCGGGAGGGCGGACGTCACCCTGGGTGGCCCTCGCCGGactgagaccttccccatctctgtcaaggagctgcagagccactttgagaccctgggtggcaggaag GAAGCGGAAAGTGGCAGaagctcactgccaccagcactggccacTCAGCCTGGGAGCCAGACGGACATTTCTCTGATGGAAGTGTCCAGCGTGAAACGGGGGAGGGcaatctttgagaagatgtcctCAGGCAATGGACAGACCACCAACACTGAAG tgggtggctgcaaagctgtaggAGGACTTCCAGAAGACAGCCCTCCCAACACCGGCAATACACTGACGGAATTCCAGGAGAATGtctccttgaaagacaaaatggctctgtatcaggctgcggtgtcaaaggcagagaacagcaaccgctttgccaat acctcagaggaaatcaagtcctgcactgtgcccggcggcctggctgcagtgaggaaacactttgagaaTGGGCAGATGACCCCTTCAATGACCACCTTCGctcactcccagcaccagcacaaagctgcagag gagacctcaagtaccactcagctcccactatcaagcagcaccagggaagctgagtgcaGTGCGACGAGCTCCAAAGAAGCCCCACTAGAAGCCTTTCAAAGCAAAGAG gtttctctcggggagcaagtgactccagagacaaacGGGGCTTCTACACTCACCCGGCATACTGATGAAGCAGGTAAGAAGTGGCTTGAGAGTAATGGCTCCCAAAGGAGCACGACAAACCAAGTTCTTGGCAACCGTCTTTACTGGCACAAAcgtggggctgcttttaggatacagatacaggacattgctccaagttgttcagtgcctccttcctcagctaagCACATTCATTGGTCTCAGTGGGACCTAAGAAACAGGTTTCCGTGCTGGTacacagagaggagtttggcagaaggaggtagcttcaaatttgtgctgagctgctggaaagagcggggcattttaagagatgtctga